A region of Drosophila mauritiana strain mau12 chromosome 3L, ASM438214v1, whole genome shotgun sequence DNA encodes the following proteins:
- the LOC117140653 gene encoding NADH-quinone oxidoreductase subunit E codes for MLRLLQPVRSIHLAPILRLGAPLNATEIRKTLKFEFSKDNQRRVKALLAWYPQAEWKGALLPLLDIAQRQQGWLSISAVQAVAETIKIDPMEAFEAAQFYTMFFMKPRGKYVVSVCTSTPCKLRGGDEIFEACKKTLNLEHGQTTPDMQFTLKEDYCMGACVNAPVLAVNDDMYEDLDEKSLSKILADLRNDKLPPAGPRNGRFASEPKGGLTTLKIPPPPPGFMMQKLPDPKKKKCQ; via the coding sequence ATGCTGCGCTTGCTTCAGCCCGTCCGCTCCATCCACCTGGCACCCATTCTCCGTTTGGGAGCCCCGTTGAATGCCACTGAAATACGCAAAACGCTGAAGTTCGAGTTCTCCAAGGATAACCAGCGGAGGGTGAAGGCCCTGCTCGCCTGGTATCCGCAGGCAGAGTGGAAGGGAGCACTGTTGCCACTGCTGGATATTGCACAGCGGCAGCAGGGATGGCTTTCGATCAGCGCCGTTCAGGCCGTGGCCGAGACCATCAAGATAGATCCGATGGAGGCCTTCGAGGCGGCGCAGTTCTACACCATGTTCTTCATGAAGCCGCGCGGGAAATATGTGGTCAGTGTGTGCACCTCGACGCCCTGCAAATTGCGTGGGGGCGACGAAATCTTTGAGGCGTGCAAGAAAACGCTGAATCTGGAGCACGGCCAGACCACGCCGGACATGCAGTTCACGCTCAAGGAGGATTACTGCATGGGCGCCTGTGTGAATGCGCCCGTTCTGGCGGTCAACGATGACATGTACGAGGACCTGGACGAGAAGAGTCTGTCCAAAATCCTTGCGGATCTGCGCAATGACAAGTTGCCGCCCGCTGGTCCGCGCAACGGTAGGTTCGCCAGTGAGCCCAAGGGTGGACTCACCACCCTGAAGATCCCGCCACCGCCGCCCGGCTTCATGATGCAGAAACTACCAGATCCAAAGAAAAAGAAGTGTCAGTAG